In a single window of the Lynx canadensis isolate LIC74 chromosome E2, mLynCan4.pri.v2, whole genome shotgun sequence genome:
- the FGF21 gene encoding fibroblast growth factor 21 isoform X2: MGWDEAGSQHLGLWVLMMLGVLFPEACQAHPIPDSSPLLQFGGQVRQRFLYTDDAQETEVHLEIKADGTVVGTARRSPESLLELKALKPGVIQILGVKTSRFLCQGPDGTLYGSPAASGNCFWRTDTTSTTRRPSGSHSACPPTTPHTGTRPPGHLPVSCRCQACFRHPRSLQGSWPPSPRTWAPRTL; the protein is encoded by the exons ATGGGCTGGGACGAGGCCGGGTCCCAGCACCTGGGACTGTGGGTCTTGATGATGCTGGGGGTCCTTTTCCCGGAAGCCTGCCAGGCACACCCTATCCCTgactccagccccctcctccaatTCGGGGGCCAAGTTCGACAGCGGTTCCTCTACACGGACGACGCCCAGGAGACAGAGGTCCACCTCGAGATCAAGGCTGATGGCACAGTGGTGGGGACCGCTCGCCGGAGCCCTGAGA GTCTCTTGGAGCTAAAAGCCCTGAAGCCGGGAGTAATTCAAATCTTGGGGGTCAAAACGTCCCGGTTCCTGTGCCAGGGCCCAGATGGGACACTGTATGGATCG CCTGCAGCTTCCGGGAACTGCTTCTGGAGGACGGATACAACATCTACCACTCGGAGACCCTCGGGCTCCCACTCCGCCTGCCCCCCCACAACTCCCCATACCGGGACTCGGCCCCCCGGGCACCTGCCCGTTTCCTGCCGCTGCCAGGCCTGCTTCCGGCACCCCCGGAGCCTCCAGGGATCCTGGCCCCCGAGCCCCCGGACGTGGGCTCCTCGGACCCTCTGA
- the FGF21 gene encoding fibroblast growth factor 21 isoform X1 yields MGWDEAGSQHLGLWVLMMLGVLFPEACQAHPIPDSSPLLQFGGQVRQRFLYTDDAQETEVHLEIKADGTVVGTARRSPESLLELKALKPGVIQILGVKTSRFLCQGPDGTLYGSLRFDPAACSFRELLLEDGYNIYHSETLGLPLRLPPHNSPYRDSAPRAPARFLPLPGLLPAPPEPPGILAPEPPDVGSSDPLSMVGPSQGRSPSYAS; encoded by the exons ATGGGCTGGGACGAGGCCGGGTCCCAGCACCTGGGACTGTGGGTCTTGATGATGCTGGGGGTCCTTTTCCCGGAAGCCTGCCAGGCACACCCTATCCCTgactccagccccctcctccaatTCGGGGGCCAAGTTCGACAGCGGTTCCTCTACACGGACGACGCCCAGGAGACAGAGGTCCACCTCGAGATCAAGGCTGATGGCACAGTGGTGGGGACCGCTCGCCGGAGCCCTGAGA GTCTCTTGGAGCTAAAAGCCCTGAAGCCGGGAGTAATTCAAATCTTGGGGGTCAAAACGTCCCGGTTCCTGTGCCAGGGCCCAGATGGGACACTGTATGGATCG CTCCGCTTTGACCCCGCAGCCTGCAGCTTCCGGGAACTGCTTCTGGAGGACGGATACAACATCTACCACTCGGAGACCCTCGGGCTCCCACTCCGCCTGCCCCCCCACAACTCCCCATACCGGGACTCGGCCCCCCGGGCACCTGCCCGTTTCCTGCCGCTGCCAGGCCTGCTTCCGGCACCCCCGGAGCCTCCAGGGATCCTGGCCCCCGAGCCCCCGGACGTGGGCTCCTCGGACCCTCTGAGCATGGTGGGGCCTTCCCAGGGCCGAAGTCCCAGCTACGCTTCCTGA